Proteins found in one Arthrobacter sp. U41 genomic segment:
- a CDS encoding zinc-binding dehydrogenase, with protein sequence MSTAATDAGLTSYHAIVAVGGAKAGMKAGVIGLGGLGYIGARVAVLAGAEVYGAEVNPEARKLAGEIGLSGVADSIEAFKDKDLDLIVDYAGFGTTTSAATETLAEFGTLVQVGMGRLEATINTCPRPGRVC encoded by the coding sequence GTGAGCACAGCGGCCACTGATGCCGGCCTCACCTCCTACCACGCCATCGTGGCCGTCGGCGGTGCCAAGGCCGGCATGAAGGCCGGCGTGATCGGACTCGGCGGACTCGGATACATCGGCGCCCGCGTGGCCGTACTGGCCGGCGCTGAGGTGTACGGCGCCGAGGTCAATCCCGAGGCGCGGAAGCTCGCCGGCGAGATCGGGCTGAGCGGCGTCGCCGACTCGATCGAGGCGTTCAAGGACAAGGACCTGGACCTCATCGTCGACTACGCCGGCTTCGGCACCACCACCTCCGCTGCCACCGAGACGCTCGCCGAGTTCGGCACCCTCGTGCAGGTCGGCATGGGCCGCCTCGAAGCCACGATCAACACCTGCCCCCGTCCCGGCCGTGTGTGCTGA
- the ligA gene encoding NAD-dependent DNA ligase LigA, which yields MSTGNTAAEAETTPSGAVREEYEFLVEEVRKHRFAYYQEDAPIISDAEFDELYRRLETIEAMHPELVANDSPTQEVGGEVSAAFAAVEHLQRMYSLEDVFSLEELEAWIAKAEANIAKLGNGTPAWLTELKIDGLAVNLLYRDGVLIRAATRGDGTTGEDITHNVLTIKEIPQQLSGAGFPAEMEVRGEVFIPSKAFAEFNAALIEAGKAPLANPRNAAAGSLRQKDPAETAKRPLRMYVHGIGAREGLDTLSQSDTYRQLAAWGLPTSPYFEVLPGLKNVLEFITRYGDKRHSLSHEIDGIVVKIDDFATQRALGYTSRVPRWAVAYKYPPEEVHTKLLDIAVNVGRTGRVTPYGVMEPVKVAGSTVEMATLHNQEVVKAKGVKIGDIVVLRKAGDVIPEIVGPVLALREQQDPPVRDFVMPTECPACGTPLAPAKEGDVDIRCPNSRSCPAQLRERVFHLAGRGAFDIEALGWEAAIALTQPAEPETPPLTTEANLFRLKPEDLADVRIRREKRSKGIATGEFELVPYFYSKGTAKTPSKPTATTEKLFRELEKAKTQPLWRVLVALSIRHVGPRASRALATAFGSMDAIRQASEEELAHVDGVGPVIAAALTEWFTEDWHREIADTWAADGVRMKDDRDESMPRTLEGLTIVVTGSLEGFSRDEAKEAILVRGGKASGSVSKKTDYVVAGENAGTKLDKAEQLGVPVLDEDGFRALLANGTADGAPAASAGGPVRPGDAEDRDDAGDGAREDAEEDHQEVVTE from the coding sequence GTGAGCACAGGGAATACTGCAGCAGAAGCCGAAACAACCCCCTCCGGGGCCGTGCGCGAAGAGTACGAGTTCCTGGTCGAGGAGGTCCGGAAGCACCGCTTCGCGTACTACCAGGAGGACGCGCCGATCATTTCGGACGCCGAGTTCGACGAACTCTACCGGCGGCTGGAAACCATCGAGGCCATGCATCCGGAGCTGGTGGCCAACGATTCCCCGACCCAGGAAGTCGGCGGCGAAGTGTCCGCCGCCTTCGCCGCCGTCGAACATCTGCAGCGCATGTACAGTCTCGAGGACGTCTTTTCCCTCGAGGAGCTGGAGGCCTGGATCGCCAAGGCCGAAGCCAACATCGCCAAACTCGGCAACGGGACACCGGCCTGGCTCACCGAACTCAAGATCGACGGCCTCGCCGTCAACCTGCTCTACCGCGACGGCGTGCTGATCCGGGCCGCCACCCGCGGCGACGGCACCACGGGGGAGGACATCACCCACAACGTCCTCACCATCAAGGAGATCCCGCAGCAGCTCAGCGGGGCCGGCTTCCCGGCGGAGATGGAAGTCCGCGGCGAGGTCTTCATCCCGTCCAAGGCCTTCGCCGAATTCAACGCGGCGCTGATCGAGGCCGGCAAGGCGCCGCTGGCCAACCCCCGCAACGCCGCCGCCGGCTCGCTGCGCCAGAAGGACCCCGCGGAAACCGCCAAGCGCCCGCTGCGGATGTATGTGCACGGCATCGGCGCCCGCGAAGGACTCGACACGCTCAGCCAGTCGGACACCTACCGGCAGCTCGCCGCGTGGGGGCTGCCCACCAGCCCGTACTTCGAGGTCCTGCCCGGGCTCAAGAACGTGCTGGAATTCATCACCCGCTACGGCGACAAACGCCACAGCCTCAGCCACGAAATCGACGGCATCGTCGTCAAGATCGACGACTTCGCCACCCAGCGCGCGCTCGGCTACACCAGCCGGGTTCCGCGCTGGGCCGTCGCCTACAAATACCCGCCCGAGGAAGTCCACACCAAACTGCTGGACATCGCGGTCAACGTCGGCCGCACCGGCCGCGTCACCCCGTACGGCGTGATGGAGCCCGTCAAGGTCGCGGGATCCACCGTGGAGATGGCCACCCTGCACAACCAGGAGGTCGTGAAGGCCAAAGGCGTCAAGATCGGCGACATCGTGGTGCTGCGCAAGGCCGGGGACGTCATCCCGGAAATTGTGGGGCCGGTCCTGGCCCTCCGCGAGCAGCAGGACCCTCCGGTCCGGGACTTTGTGATGCCCACCGAATGCCCGGCCTGCGGCACCCCGCTGGCGCCGGCCAAGGAGGGGGACGTGGATATCCGCTGCCCCAACTCCCGCTCCTGCCCGGCGCAGCTGCGCGAACGGGTGTTCCACCTCGCCGGCCGCGGGGCCTTCGACATCGAGGCTCTCGGCTGGGAAGCCGCGATCGCACTGACCCAGCCGGCCGAGCCGGAAACGCCGCCGCTGACCACCGAGGCAAACCTGTTCCGGCTCAAGCCCGAAGACCTGGCCGACGTTCGCATCCGGCGGGAAAAGCGGTCCAAGGGCATCGCGACCGGCGAGTTTGAGCTGGTGCCGTACTTCTACAGCAAGGGCACCGCGAAGACGCCGTCCAAGCCCACCGCCACCACGGAGAAGCTGTTCCGCGAGCTCGAGAAGGCCAAGACCCAGCCGCTCTGGCGAGTCCTGGTGGCGCTGTCAATCCGGCACGTCGGCCCGCGGGCCTCCCGGGCCCTCGCGACGGCGTTCGGCAGCATGGACGCCATCCGGCAGGCCTCCGAAGAGGAGCTCGCCCACGTCGACGGCGTCGGCCCGGTGATCGCGGCCGCCCTGACCGAATGGTTCACCGAGGACTGGCACCGCGAGATCGCGGACACCTGGGCGGCCGACGGCGTGCGGATGAAGGACGACCGCGACGAGTCCATGCCCCGGACCCTGGAAGGACTGACCATTGTGGTGACCGGCAGCCTGGAGGGCTTCAGCCGGGACGAGGCCAAGGAAGCCATCCTGGTCCGCGGCGGCAAGGCCTCGGGCTCGGTCTCGAAGAAGACCGACTACGTCGTCGCCGGCGAAAACGCGGGCACCAAGCTGGACAAGGCCGAACAGCTCGGCGTGCCGGTCCTGGATGAGGACGGCTTCCGCGCACTGCTGGCCAACGGCACCGCCGACGGTGCCCCGGCCGCCTCAGCGGGAGGTCCCGTCCGGCCAGGGGACGCCGAAGACCGGGACGACGCCGGCGACGGCGCGCGTGAGGATGCCGAAGAGGACCACCAGGAAGTTGTGACCGAATGA
- a CDS encoding inositol monophosphatase family protein, with the protein MSTNAPDLTAGLPAALLELARRAAAAGAAVLAGRNAAELDVSNKGDSGDWVTAFDLAAETAVRDVITAARPFDIITGEEGGTVLPATPSGYRWSIDPLDGTTNFIRNIVYYGTSVAVADPDGVWLAGVVNAPALRRTYYALRGQGAWLEEAGRLTPLTGPVAGRTGQILATGFSYDPAVRAEQAAGLGSIMDGFADVRRLGSAALDLCLVADGTHDAYGERGLNEHDFAAGALIAEEAGCWVRRPRLTSPLAGGPSDDERLAAWTCAGTLELSGKFPL; encoded by the coding sequence ATGAGCACCAACGCCCCTGACCTGACCGCCGGACTCCCGGCCGCGCTGCTGGAACTCGCCCGGCGGGCAGCAGCGGCCGGTGCTGCCGTCCTGGCCGGCCGGAACGCCGCCGAGCTGGACGTCAGCAACAAGGGCGACTCCGGGGACTGGGTCACAGCCTTCGACCTCGCAGCGGAAACCGCCGTCCGGGATGTTATCACCGCGGCGAGGCCGTTCGACATCATCACCGGAGAGGAAGGCGGCACCGTCCTCCCGGCGACGCCCAGCGGCTACCGCTGGTCCATCGACCCGCTCGACGGGACCACCAACTTCATCCGCAACATCGTCTACTACGGCACCTCCGTGGCCGTAGCGGATCCCGACGGCGTCTGGCTGGCCGGCGTCGTCAACGCCCCCGCCCTGCGCCGGACCTACTACGCGCTCCGCGGGCAGGGGGCATGGCTCGAGGAAGCGGGCCGGCTGACGCCGCTGACCGGACCGGTCGCGGGCCGCACCGGCCAGATCCTCGCCACCGGCTTCAGCTACGACCCGGCCGTCCGGGCCGAACAGGCCGCCGGGCTGGGCAGCATCATGGACGGCTTCGCCGACGTCCGCCGCCTCGGCTCCGCGGCCCTGGACCTCTGCCTCGTGGCGGACGGCACCCACGACGCCTACGGCGAACGCGGCCTCAACGAACACGACTTCGCCGCCGGCGCACTGATCGCCGAAGAAGCCGGCTGCTGGGTCCGCCGTCCGCGGCTGACCAGCCCGCTGGCCGGCGGCCCCTCCGACGACGAACGCCTCGCCGCCTGGACCTGCGCCGGGACGCTGGAGCTCTCGGGCAAATTCCCGCTGTGA
- a CDS encoding GNAT family N-acetyltransferase, producing the protein MHPQIIIRPAVPADYDAVARITRDAYLAAGYFESADHPYMRQIQDVARRAAKATIWVAERAGRVVGSVTLAVAGEPYADIARSDELEFRMLVVDPAVQRSGAGKAMVHAILDHARSLPGIHAVALTTGLTWESAHGLYLKTGFQRAPERDWVVPDTDIKLLVYRQEL; encoded by the coding sequence GTGCATCCCCAGATCATCATTCGCCCCGCCGTTCCGGCCGACTACGACGCCGTCGCGCGCATCACCCGGGACGCCTACCTGGCCGCCGGCTACTTTGAGAGCGCCGACCACCCCTACATGCGGCAGATCCAGGACGTGGCCCGCCGGGCCGCGAAGGCCACCATCTGGGTGGCCGAACGCGCGGGCCGCGTCGTCGGCTCCGTGACCCTGGCCGTCGCCGGCGAACCCTACGCGGACATCGCCCGCAGCGACGAGCTGGAATTCCGGATGCTGGTGGTGGACCCGGCCGTCCAGCGCAGCGGCGCCGGCAAGGCCATGGTGCACGCCATCCTTGACCATGCCCGGTCGCTGCCCGGGATCCATGCCGTGGCGTTGACCACGGGACTGACCTGGGAAAGCGCCCACGGACTCTATCTCAAAACCGGATTCCAGCGGGCCCCCGAGCGCGACTGGGTGGTGCCGGACACCGACATCAAACTGCTGGTTTACCGCCAGGAGCTGTAG
- a CDS encoding RidA family protein has protein sequence MRKTFGTGSVWEQKVGYSRAVQVDNTLYISATAASGEDGVVGADFYAQTRYILDKLGTVLADADADAGFGYEDVVQSKLYLTDISQWEEAGRAHGEIFGEIRPSLALVHVLPFLDPKMLVEIELVAQKSAG, from the coding sequence ATGCGCAAAACGTTCGGCACCGGTTCCGTCTGGGAACAGAAGGTCGGCTACTCCCGGGCCGTCCAGGTCGACAACACGCTCTACATCTCCGCGACCGCCGCCAGCGGCGAGGACGGCGTCGTCGGTGCGGACTTCTACGCCCAGACCCGCTACATCCTGGACAAGCTCGGCACCGTGCTCGCCGACGCCGACGCCGACGCCGGCTTCGGATACGAGGACGTGGTGCAGTCCAAGCTGTACCTGACGGACATCAGCCAGTGGGAGGAGGCCGGACGCGCCCACGGCGAAATCTTCGGCGAGATCCGCCCCAGCCTGGCCCTGGTGCACGTGCTCCCGTTCCTGGATCCCAAGATGCTGGTGGAAATCGAACTCGTGGCCCAGAAAAGCGCCGGCTAA
- a CDS encoding response regulator, translated as MSEYFRVLIVDDDFHVAKLHAAYVDSVAGFLALPPAGSASLALQAIHSLRPDLVLLDVYLPDASGLDLLRQLDVDTMILSAASDTASLRLAFRRGALGYLLKPFTAESLSQLLRSYARYRRILAQPGNVSQDTVERAKRALIPGDVIASARPRSATEAAVLESLKPGEQYSAAEVAARVGVSRATAQRYLSALADDGAVDIQLRYGTTGRPEHRYGLPPAATA; from the coding sequence ATGTCTGAGTACTTCAGGGTGTTGATTGTGGATGACGATTTCCACGTCGCCAAGCTGCATGCGGCCTATGTGGACTCGGTGGCAGGATTTCTGGCGCTGCCCCCGGCCGGGTCGGCGTCGCTGGCGCTGCAGGCCATCCACAGCCTGCGCCCTGACCTGGTGCTGCTGGATGTCTACCTGCCGGACGCTTCCGGCCTGGACCTGCTGCGCCAGCTGGACGTGGACACCATGATCCTCAGCGCCGCCTCGGACACTGCCTCGCTCCGGCTGGCCTTCCGGCGGGGGGCGCTGGGCTATCTGCTGAAGCCGTTCACGGCCGAATCGCTGTCCCAGCTGCTGCGCTCCTATGCGCGCTACCGGCGGATCCTGGCCCAGCCGGGAAACGTCAGCCAGGACACGGTGGAGCGGGCCAAACGCGCGCTCATCCCGGGGGACGTCATTGCCTCGGCCAGGCCGCGGTCCGCCACCGAGGCCGCCGTACTGGAGTCCCTGAAACCGGGCGAGCAGTATTCGGCGGCCGAGGTGGCCGCCCGGGTGGGCGTTTCCCGGGCCACCGCCCAGCGGTACCTCTCGGCGCTCGCCGACGACGGGGCCGTCGATATCCAGCTGCGCTACGGCACCACCGGGAGGCCCGAGCACCGCTACGGCCTCCCGCCGGCCGCAACCGCCTGA
- a CDS encoding CitMHS family transporter encodes MLVLLGFAMIAVFMVLIMTKKLTPVLALIIVPTVFGLFAGAGLGIGDMVLDSMKSMTSTAALLMFAIIYFGLMIDVGLFDPLVRFILRKLGNDPAKVVLGTAVLAAAVSLDGDGSTTFILTTAAMLPVYLRLKMSPVVLTCVAGLANGTMNILPWGGPTARAASALNLSVSDVFVPMIPSLIAGLVVVFVFAWLLGLQERNRLRATAPEIWDSADTFDGGTSPAGSGTGRFGSGRTGSGPAGGAAAAGSPSAGGSSVAVLERPEGLVDEHDSAMADTALDPNRATLRPKLQWFNLGLTVAIMALLVADLVPLPFVFMVGSAIALLVNFPKVKDQGAQLVAHAPSIVAVVSMVMAAAVLTGVLNGTGMVKAMSEWLVAIIPADMGPFMAVITGVLSIPMTFFMSNDAFYFGVLPVLSETAAHYGISAADMARASITGQPFHLQSPLVPAILLLVSLAKVDLGDHHKKVLWRTAVVSLVMLAVGVLTGAIGIG; translated from the coding sequence GTGCTGGTATTACTAGGATTCGCCATGATTGCGGTGTTCATGGTGCTGATCATGACGAAGAAGCTGACGCCGGTTCTGGCGCTCATTATCGTCCCCACCGTCTTCGGACTCTTCGCCGGCGCCGGTCTGGGCATCGGCGACATGGTGCTCGACTCGATGAAGTCCATGACGTCCACCGCCGCGCTGCTGATGTTCGCCATCATCTACTTCGGCCTGATGATCGACGTCGGGCTCTTCGACCCGCTGGTCCGGTTCATCCTGCGCAAGCTCGGCAACGACCCCGCCAAGGTGGTGCTCGGCACCGCGGTCCTCGCCGCCGCGGTCTCCCTGGACGGTGACGGCTCCACCACCTTCATCCTGACCACCGCGGCCATGCTGCCGGTCTACCTCCGCCTGAAGATGAGCCCGGTGGTCCTGACCTGTGTCGCCGGCCTGGCCAACGGCACCATGAACATCCTGCCCTGGGGCGGGCCCACCGCCCGCGCCGCCTCCGCCCTCAACCTCAGCGTCTCGGACGTGTTCGTCCCGATGATCCCGTCGCTGATCGCCGGCCTGGTGGTCGTGTTCGTCTTCGCCTGGCTGCTGGGCCTGCAGGAGCGCAACCGGCTCCGCGCCACCGCCCCGGAAATCTGGGATTCTGCTGACACGTTCGACGGCGGCACCTCCCCTGCCGGCAGCGGCACCGGCCGCTTCGGTTCCGGCCGCACGGGATCCGGCCCTGCCGGGGGAGCTGCCGCCGCCGGCAGCCCGTCCGCCGGAGGCTCGTCCGTGGCCGTCCTGGAACGCCCCGAAGGCCTCGTGGACGAGCACGATTCGGCCATGGCGGACACTGCGCTGGACCCCAACCGCGCCACGCTGCGGCCCAAGCTGCAGTGGTTCAACCTGGGCCTGACCGTGGCCATCATGGCCCTGCTGGTTGCCGACCTCGTGCCGCTGCCCTTCGTCTTTATGGTGGGTTCCGCCATCGCCCTGCTGGTCAACTTCCCGAAGGTCAAGGACCAGGGCGCCCAGCTTGTGGCGCACGCACCCTCGATCGTCGCCGTGGTCAGCATGGTCATGGCCGCCGCGGTCCTCACCGGCGTCCTGAACGGCACCGGCATGGTCAAGGCCATGTCCGAATGGCTCGTGGCGATCATCCCCGCGGACATGGGCCCGTTCATGGCCGTCATCACCGGCGTGCTGAGCATCCCGATGACGTTCTTCATGAGCAACGACGCCTTCTACTTCGGTGTCCTCCCGGTGCTCAGCGAAACCGCCGCCCACTACGGCATCAGCGCCGCGGACATGGCACGCGCCTCCATCACCGGCCAGCCCTTCCACCTGCAGAGCCCCCTGGTCCCGGCGATCCTGCTCCTGGTCTCGCTCGCCAAGGTGGACCTGGGTGACCACCACAAAAAGGTCCTCTGGCGCACCGCCGTCGTGTCCCTGGTCATGCTCGCCGTCGGGGTGCTCACCGGAGCCATCGGCATCGGCTGA
- the gatC gene encoding Asp-tRNA(Asn)/Glu-tRNA(Gln) amidotransferase subunit GatC — MAAINRDDVAHLARLAHIEMSAEELDRMAGELAVIVDSVKSVSEAAGDDVPATSHPIPLTNVFREDVVGHTFTAEQALSGAPDAYEGRFKVPAILDEG; from the coding sequence ATGGCTGCGATCAACCGCGACGACGTCGCGCATCTCGCGCGTCTCGCGCACATCGAGATGAGTGCTGAAGAGCTGGACCGGATGGCCGGGGAACTCGCCGTCATCGTCGATTCAGTGAAATCCGTCAGTGAAGCCGCCGGTGATGACGTCCCGGCCACGTCCCATCCGATCCCGCTGACGAATGTGTTCCGTGAGGACGTCGTGGGCCACACTTTCACCGCCGAGCAGGCACTCTCCGGCGCCCCGGACGCGTACGAAGGCCGCTTCAAGGTCCCGGCAATCCTGGATGAGGGCTAA
- the gatA gene encoding Asp-tRNA(Asn)/Glu-tRNA(Gln) amidotransferase subunit GatA — protein sequence MTENNELIRSSAAALAGKLAAREVSAVEVTQAHLDRIAAVDGKVHAFLHVNTDEALAVAAEVDAIRAAGGAAAEELHALAGVPIAVKDLIVTVGQPTTAGSKILEGWHSPYDATVVKRLRAAKMPILGKTNLDEFAMGSSTEHSAFGPTHNPWDLDRIPGGSGGGSAAAVAAFEAPLALGTDTGGSIRQPGAVTGTVGVKPTYGGVSRYGAIAMASSLDQIGPVSRTVLDSALLHQVIGGHDPHDSTSLPDPLEDLVAAASTGNVRGMRIGIIKELHGEGYQAGVENRFNESLELLRGAGAEIVEVSCPNFKYALGAYYLIMPSEASSNLAKFDGVRYGLRVLPEDGPMTIERVMGATRAAGFGDEVKRRIILGTYALSAGYYDAYYGSAQKVRTLIQRDFDAAFAKADVLISPTAPTTAFKLGEKLNDPLAMYLNDVATIPANMAGVPGLSLPGGLADEDGLPVGVQLLAPARQDARLYRVGAVLESLLEAQWGGPLLDRAPSLTADPALNDAVASHGGSH from the coding sequence ATGACTGAGAACAACGAACTGATCCGCTCCTCCGCCGCAGCGCTCGCCGGCAAGCTGGCCGCCCGCGAAGTTTCCGCCGTCGAGGTCACCCAGGCGCACCTGGACCGCATCGCCGCCGTCGATGGCAAGGTCCACGCCTTCCTGCACGTCAACACGGACGAGGCGCTCGCCGTCGCCGCCGAGGTGGACGCGATCCGCGCCGCCGGCGGCGCCGCTGCCGAGGAGCTCCATGCCCTCGCCGGTGTGCCGATCGCCGTCAAGGACCTGATCGTCACGGTCGGCCAGCCCACCACGGCCGGCTCGAAGATCCTCGAAGGCTGGCACAGCCCGTACGACGCCACCGTGGTCAAGCGCCTGCGCGCCGCGAAGATGCCGATCCTGGGCAAGACCAACCTGGACGAGTTCGCGATGGGCTCCTCCACCGAGCACTCCGCCTTCGGCCCCACCCACAACCCCTGGGACCTGGACCGGATCCCCGGCGGTTCCGGCGGAGGCTCCGCAGCCGCCGTCGCGGCCTTCGAAGCCCCGCTGGCCCTCGGCACCGACACCGGCGGCTCGATCCGCCAGCCCGGCGCCGTCACCGGCACGGTCGGCGTCAAGCCCACCTACGGCGGGGTCTCCCGCTACGGCGCCATCGCCATGGCCTCCTCGCTGGACCAGATCGGCCCGGTCTCCCGCACCGTGCTGGACTCCGCCCTGCTGCACCAGGTCATCGGCGGGCACGATCCGCACGACTCCACCTCGCTGCCGGACCCGCTGGAGGACCTGGTGGCCGCCGCGTCGACCGGCAACGTGCGCGGCATGAGGATCGGCATCATCAAGGAACTCCACGGCGAGGGCTACCAGGCCGGCGTCGAGAACCGCTTCAACGAATCCCTCGAGCTGCTCAGGGGCGCCGGCGCGGAAATCGTCGAGGTCTCCTGCCCCAACTTCAAGTACGCCCTGGGCGCCTACTACCTGATCATGCCCTCCGAGGCCTCCTCCAACCTGGCCAAGTTCGACGGCGTCCGGTACGGCCTGCGCGTGCTGCCCGAGGACGGCCCGATGACCATTGAACGCGTCATGGGCGCCACCCGCGCCGCCGGCTTCGGCGACGAGGTCAAGCGCCGCATCATCCTGGGCACCTACGCGCTGAGCGCCGGCTACTACGACGCCTACTACGGCTCGGCCCAGAAGGTGCGCACCCTGATCCAGCGCGACTTCGACGCCGCGTTCGCCAAGGCCGACGTGCTGATCTCCCCGACGGCGCCCACCACGGCGTTCAAGCTCGGCGAGAAGCTCAACGACCCGCTGGCGATGTACCTCAACGACGTCGCCACGATTCCCGCCAACATGGCCGGCGTCCCGGGCCTGTCGCTGCCCGGCGGCCTGGCCGACGAGGACGGACTGCCGGTCGGCGTTCAGCTGCTGGCCCCGGCCCGCCAGGACGCCCGGCTGTACCGCGTCGGTGCGGTGCTGGAATCCCTGCTTGAGGCGCAGTGGGGCGGCCCGCTGCTGGACCGCGCCCCTTCGCTGACGGCCGACCCTGCCCTGAATGACGCCGTCGCGAGCCACGGAGGTTCCCACTAA
- the gatB gene encoding Asp-tRNA(Asn)/Glu-tRNA(Gln) amidotransferase subunit GatB, with product MSDATLSFEEAMEKYDPVLGFEVHVELNTKTKMFSSAPNVFGDEPNTNVNEVDLGMPGVLPVVNRTAIESSIKIGLALNCKIAEKCRFARKNYFYPDTPKNFQTSQYDEPIAYDGYLDIELSDGTMFRVEIERAHMEEDAGKLTHMGGATGRIQGADYSLVDYNRSGVPLVEIVTKPIEGAGSRAPELAKAYVAAVREIVKNLGVSDAKMERGNVRCDANVSLRPHGRERFGIRSETKNVNSLRAVEHAVHYEIRRHAAVLESGEPVIQETRHWHEDTRSTTSGRPKSDADDYRYFPEPDLVPIVASREWVEELRATLPEPPAARRKRLQADWGYSDLEFRDVVNAGVMDEIEETIAAGATATVARKWWMGEIVGRAKIADVDPGQLGVAPATIVELNRMVEDGKINNKMATEVLDGVLAGEGTPAEIVAKRGLAVVSDDGPLLEAIDAALAAQPGVADKIRGGKLQAIGAIVGGVMKATRGQADAGRVRELILERLGVEG from the coding sequence ATGTCTGACGCAACCCTCAGCTTCGAAGAGGCGATGGAGAAGTACGATCCCGTCCTGGGCTTCGAAGTCCACGTCGAGCTCAACACCAAGACCAAGATGTTCTCCTCCGCCCCGAACGTTTTCGGCGACGAGCCCAACACCAACGTCAACGAGGTGGACCTCGGGATGCCCGGCGTGCTGCCCGTGGTGAACCGGACCGCGATCGAGTCCTCGATCAAGATCGGCCTGGCGCTCAACTGCAAAATCGCCGAGAAATGCCGCTTCGCCCGGAAGAACTACTTCTACCCGGACACCCCGAAGAACTTCCAGACCTCGCAGTACGATGAGCCGATCGCGTATGACGGCTACCTGGACATCGAGCTCTCCGACGGCACCATGTTCCGCGTCGAAATCGAACGCGCGCACATGGAGGAGGACGCCGGCAAGCTGACCCACATGGGCGGCGCCACCGGCCGCATCCAGGGCGCGGACTACTCCCTCGTGGACTACAACCGCTCCGGTGTGCCGCTCGTCGAGATCGTCACCAAGCCGATCGAGGGCGCCGGCAGCCGCGCGCCCGAGCTGGCCAAGGCCTACGTCGCCGCGGTCCGCGAGATCGTCAAGAACCTCGGCGTCTCCGACGCCAAGATGGAACGCGGCAACGTCCGCTGCGACGCCAACGTCTCGCTCCGGCCGCACGGCCGCGAACGCTTCGGCATCCGCTCCGAGACGAAAAACGTCAACTCGCTGCGCGCCGTCGAGCACGCCGTGCACTACGAGATCCGGCGGCACGCCGCCGTGCTGGAGTCCGGCGAGCCGGTCATCCAGGAGACCCGCCACTGGCATGAGGACACCCGCTCCACGACCTCGGGCCGGCCGAAGTCCGACGCCGACGACTACCGCTACTTCCCGGAACCGGACCTGGTGCCGATCGTTGCCTCGCGCGAATGGGTAGAGGAACTCCGGGCCACGCTGCCCGAGCCGCCCGCCGCCCGCCGCAAGCGCCTGCAGGCCGACTGGGGCTACTCCGACCTGGAGTTCCGCGACGTCGTCAACGCCGGCGTGATGGACGAGATTGAGGAAACCATCGCCGCCGGCGCCACCGCCACGGTGGCCCGCAAGTGGTGGATGGGCGAGATCGTCGGACGCGCCAAGATCGCCGACGTCGATCCCGGCCAGCTCGGCGTCGCCCCGGCGACCATCGTGGAACTGAACCGGATGGTCGAGGACGGCAAGATCAACAACAAGATGGCCACCGAGGTCCTCGACGGCGTGCTCGCCGGCGAAGGCACCCCGGCGGAAATCGTGGCCAAGCGCGGCCTCGCCGTGGTCTCCGATGACGGCCCCCTGCTCGAAGCCATCGACGCGGCCCTCGCCGCGCAGCCCGGCGTCGCGGACAAGATCCGCGGCGGCAAACTCCAGGCCATCGGTGCGATCGTCGGCGGCGTGATGAAGGCGACCCGCGGACAGGCCGACGCCGGCCGCGTCCGCGAGCTGATCCTGGAGCGCCTCGGCGTCGAAGGCTAA